The proteins below are encoded in one region of Triticum aestivum cultivar Chinese Spring chromosome 1B, IWGSC CS RefSeq v2.1, whole genome shotgun sequence:
- the LOC123149726 gene encoding uncharacterized protein isoform X2 has protein sequence MAGKPHSLYILMVISPPPRNPKPAAEAERVRQLSQLLDSTTPKAMALRSAAGTAARGVGSLRQHSLVATRAGEVFLPKISAACSPFPSGFRFLSTKDPSLTMIQDAVQEGLKSDALKLVVQAAVDEGLKSDALKHTIELAVQKALKFDVEGPTKAQAMGVYSASSSADPLPKSDAAYSTSGYWPADPLPKSTSAYCLSGSRVSRSADLLIKSSAAYCPCLSRVSRSLVLIPKTSAGYFSSVSRTCFLPLSGPRFFSTQKGCADLDKFDKFEKLYQKDRVHVSTGLDRIVGLLYELKEDVDQTDFIQKWLTNIGKETLLLSDSQIEGIGKGWTCLNYGGGFFAWGTLVYFGVMTIRENNIPYTDYFHLLNAVRVQALNRGIAQYKAEKQELEDAVNAKAVMAALAKKAAEDAAAEKKAKDVEAAASRKAKAEQTGAKWRSKSEQAAALRKAKAREVRDANLTKWKQSNAERKEADTARKAKAAQAAAEIKAKLKEAAEKRMAKAEKLAAAVAAARKAKAAAKSGPKK, from the exons ATGGCTGGGAAACCTCACTCTCTCTATATATTGATGGTCATTTCgccccctccccgaaaccctaaaccgGCGGCGGAGGCTGAGAGAGTCAGGCAGCTCTCCCAGCTGCTGGATTCGACCACTCCGAAGGCCATGGCGCTCCGGTCTGCCGCTGGAACTGCGGCCAGGGGCGTTGGATCTCTCCGCCAGCACTCTCTCGTGGCAACCAG GGCTGGGGAGGTTTTTCTTCCGAAAATCTCAGCGGCCTGCTCCCCTTTCCCATCGGGTTTCCGGTTCCTCTCCACAAAG GACCCTTCTCTTACGATGATTCAGGATGCTGTCCAGGAGGGACTGAAATCT GATGCTCTGAAGCTCGTGGTCCAAGCTGCAGTCGATGAGGGTCTCAAATCG GATGCTCTAAAGCATACCATTGAACTGGCAGTTCAAAAGGCATTGAAATTTGACGTGGAAGGACCCACGAAAGCTCAGGCCATGGGGGTTTACAG TGCGTCCAGTTCGGCAGATCCCCTTCCCAAGAGCGACGCAGCCTACAGCACTTCAGGATACTG GCCGGCCGATCCCCTTCCCAAGAGCACTAGCGCCTACTGCCTTTCTGGATCCAG GGTTTCCAGGTCTGCGGATCTCCTTATCAAGAGCTCTGCTGCATACTGCCCTTGTCTCTCCAG GGTGTCCAGGTCGCTGGTTCTTATTCCCAAGACCTCTGCAGGGTACTTCTCTTCTGTCTCCAGGACGTGCTTTCTACCCCTGTCTGGTCCCCGTTTCTTCAGCACCCAGAAG GGTTGTGCTGACCTTGACAAGTTTGATAAATTCGAGAAGCTGTATCAAAAGGATAGAGTTCATGTCTCGACGGGACTAGATCGCATAGTTGGCCTATTGTATGAACTGAAGGAGGATGTCGATCAAACCGACTTTATTCAGAAGTGGCTTACTAACATTGGCAAGGAGACTCTTTTACTATCAGACAGCCAGATTGAAGGTATTGGTAAAGGTTGGACTTGTCTCAACTACGGCGGTGGTTTTTTTGCCTGGGGTACACTGGTTTACTTTGGCGTGATGACAATCAGAGAGAATAACATCCCCTACACGGATTACTTTCATTTATTGAATGCTGTCCGTGTCCAAGCCTTGAATAGGGGTATCGCCCAATACAAAGCTGAGAAACAGGAGCTGGAGGATGCGGTGAATGCTAAAGCGGTGATGGCTGCACTCGCAAAGAAGGCGGCAGAGGATGCTGCCGCTGAGAAGAAGGCAAAGGATGTCGAGGCTGCCGCCTCCAGGAAGGCCAAGGCGGAGCAGACAGGTGCGAAGTGGAGGTCCAAGTCAGAACAGGCTGCTGCCCTTAGAAAGGCTAAGGCGAGAGAGGTCCGTGACGCCAATTTGACCAAGTGGAAGCAGTCCAACGCCGAGAGGAAGGAGGCGGACACAGCAAGGAAGGCAAAGGCAGCTCAGGCCGCCGCGGAAATCAAGGCAAAGCTGAAGGAGGCCGCTGAGAAGAGGATGGCCAAGGCTGAAAAGCTGGCTGCTGCCGTGGCGGCTGCGAGGAAGGCCAAGGCGGCTGCTAAGTCTGGTCCCAAGAAGTAG
- the LOC123149726 gene encoding uncharacterized protein isoform X1: MAGKPHSLYILMVISPPPRNPKPAAEAERVRQLSQLLDSTTPKAMALRSAAGTAARGVGSLRQHSLVATRAGEVFLPKISAACSPFPSGFRFLSTKDPSLTMIQDAVQEGLKSDALKLVVQAAVDEGLKSQDALKHTIELAVQKALKFDVEGPTKAQAMGVYSASSSADPLPKSDAAYSTSGYWPADPLPKSTSAYCLSGSRVSRSADLLIKSSAAYCPCLSRVSRSLVLIPKTSAGYFSSVSRTCFLPLSGPRFFSTQKGCADLDKFDKFEKLYQKDRVHVSTGLDRIVGLLYELKEDVDQTDFIQKWLTNIGKETLLLSDSQIEGIGKGWTCLNYGGGFFAWGTLVYFGVMTIRENNIPYTDYFHLLNAVRVQALNRGIAQYKAEKQELEDAVNAKAVMAALAKKAAEDAAAEKKAKDVEAAASRKAKAEQTGAKWRSKSEQAAALRKAKAREVRDANLTKWKQSNAERKEADTARKAKAAQAAAEIKAKLKEAAEKRMAKAEKLAAAVAAARKAKAAAKSGPKK, from the exons ATGGCTGGGAAACCTCACTCTCTCTATATATTGATGGTCATTTCgccccctccccgaaaccctaaaccgGCGGCGGAGGCTGAGAGAGTCAGGCAGCTCTCCCAGCTGCTGGATTCGACCACTCCGAAGGCCATGGCGCTCCGGTCTGCCGCTGGAACTGCGGCCAGGGGCGTTGGATCTCTCCGCCAGCACTCTCTCGTGGCAACCAG GGCTGGGGAGGTTTTTCTTCCGAAAATCTCAGCGGCCTGCTCCCCTTTCCCATCGGGTTTCCGGTTCCTCTCCACAAAG GACCCTTCTCTTACGATGATTCAGGATGCTGTCCAGGAGGGACTGAAATCT GATGCTCTGAAGCTCGTGGTCCAAGCTGCAGTCGATGAGGGTCTCAAATCG CAGGATGCTCTAAAGCATACCATTGAACTGGCAGTTCAAAAGGCATTGAAATTTGACGTGGAAGGACCCACGAAAGCTCAGGCCATGGGGGTTTACAG TGCGTCCAGTTCGGCAGATCCCCTTCCCAAGAGCGACGCAGCCTACAGCACTTCAGGATACTG GCCGGCCGATCCCCTTCCCAAGAGCACTAGCGCCTACTGCCTTTCTGGATCCAG GGTTTCCAGGTCTGCGGATCTCCTTATCAAGAGCTCTGCTGCATACTGCCCTTGTCTCTCCAG GGTGTCCAGGTCGCTGGTTCTTATTCCCAAGACCTCTGCAGGGTACTTCTCTTCTGTCTCCAGGACGTGCTTTCTACCCCTGTCTGGTCCCCGTTTCTTCAGCACCCAGAAG GGTTGTGCTGACCTTGACAAGTTTGATAAATTCGAGAAGCTGTATCAAAAGGATAGAGTTCATGTCTCGACGGGACTAGATCGCATAGTTGGCCTATTGTATGAACTGAAGGAGGATGTCGATCAAACCGACTTTATTCAGAAGTGGCTTACTAACATTGGCAAGGAGACTCTTTTACTATCAGACAGCCAGATTGAAGGTATTGGTAAAGGTTGGACTTGTCTCAACTACGGCGGTGGTTTTTTTGCCTGGGGTACACTGGTTTACTTTGGCGTGATGACAATCAGAGAGAATAACATCCCCTACACGGATTACTTTCATTTATTGAATGCTGTCCGTGTCCAAGCCTTGAATAGGGGTATCGCCCAATACAAAGCTGAGAAACAGGAGCTGGAGGATGCGGTGAATGCTAAAGCGGTGATGGCTGCACTCGCAAAGAAGGCGGCAGAGGATGCTGCCGCTGAGAAGAAGGCAAAGGATGTCGAGGCTGCCGCCTCCAGGAAGGCCAAGGCGGAGCAGACAGGTGCGAAGTGGAGGTCCAAGTCAGAACAGGCTGCTGCCCTTAGAAAGGCTAAGGCGAGAGAGGTCCGTGACGCCAATTTGACCAAGTGGAAGCAGTCCAACGCCGAGAGGAAGGAGGCGGACACAGCAAGGAAGGCAAAGGCAGCTCAGGCCGCCGCGGAAATCAAGGCAAAGCTGAAGGAGGCCGCTGAGAAGAGGATGGCCAAGGCTGAAAAGCTGGCTGCTGCCGTGGCGGCTGCGAGGAAGGCCAAGGCGGCTGCTAAGTCTGGTCCCAAGAAGTAG